A single genomic interval of bacterium harbors:
- a CDS encoding type II toxin-antitoxin system Phd/YefM family antitoxin, which translates to MAQRTIPDKPREQRISTKDVRNRLGDLLNRVALRRDVFVIERKGEPMAALVPVDFVERLRLFERARENARRDFFQYIDSHKSAPDTELTEDEVMRFAVEQVRAVRQEARRTVLEFFEEQRRRPGPKLTDDEAMKLALELQREVREEMHKEKQARKRSR; encoded by the coding sequence ATGGCCCAGCGAACGATCCCGGACAAGCCGCGCGAACAGCGCATTTCGACGAAAGATGTCCGAAATCGGCTCGGCGACCTGTTGAATCGCGTCGCGCTTCGCCGTGACGTCTTCGTCATCGAGCGCAAAGGCGAACCGATGGCGGCGCTCGTTCCTGTCGACTTTGTGGAGCGCTTGCGGTTATTCGAGCGCGCCCGGGAAAACGCGCGCCGCGATTTTTTTCAATATATCGACAGCCATAAGTCGGCGCCGGACACCGAACTGACCGAAGACGAAGTGATGAGATTCGCCGTCGAGCAGGTGCGTGCCGTCCGACAGGAAGCGCGACGTACCGTTCTGGAATTTTTTGAGGAACAACGGCGTCGTCCGGGTCCGAAACTCACGGATGACGAAGCCATGAAGCTTGCGCTGGAATTGCAGCGCGAAGTTCGCGAAGAAATGCACAAAGAGAAACAAGCGCGCAAACGGTCGCGGTAA
- a CDS encoding putative toxin-antitoxin system toxin component, PIN family has protein sequence MPAAIFETFVKNENFRLLVSQALATEVERTFARKKFRQQFESPFRLDAWLAAIRLDTELVPDTGRIQGVCKDPKDDFILSAAVEGKADYIVTGDADLLKLDPFEGVRIVTPRAFLDVLENRRS, from the coding sequence GTGCCCGCCGCGATATTCGAAACTTTCGTCAAAAACGAGAATTTCCGGTTGCTCGTGTCGCAGGCGCTCGCCACGGAAGTCGAACGAACCTTCGCCAGGAAAAAGTTTCGACAACAATTTGAATCGCCCTTTCGGCTCGACGCATGGTTGGCGGCCATTCGCCTTGATACGGAACTCGTCCCGGACACCGGGCGCATTCAAGGCGTGTGCAAGGATCCCAAGGACGACTTCATCCTTTCCGCCGCCGTCGAGGGGAAGGCGGACTACATCGTCACCGGCGATGCGGACCTGCTGAAACTCGATCCGTTTGAAGGCGTGCGCATCGTCACCCCCCGCGCATTTCTGGACGTGCTCGAAAACCGCCGATCTTAG
- a CDS encoding DUF2029 domain-containing protein, which yields MRRRVSTIVFVVAFLAHIGILVSALASMGRGLFHDSDVNAANGCDFFAIYVASDNLLHGRGVYDEGPDTAPVPCHYSFRYLPTAAVAATPFALLPPEPAYFAWIAFLASALAFCLWCVWRLTNRDLATFAPVAAVWLLFTPLYLEYRLGQYNLVQTAFVMGALAALRAEKSRAFAGWFAASLAFKLNTWLALPALVRGRKWGAPLIALGVIAITSVPHFLAYPDSLGAFLGNFGVRLEYGFTTGNMGVPMLLGVALPALHTPLTARAAFFAGVAIGLAATWRARRLDVADLVAFWFALALIVYHHTWEHHFIMALPALTLLGLRRRGAAFWIAALLLAAPTIYGFAHGDWSRTTTLIHHAQKPIGVAILLVMTVVEARTHARAAR from the coding sequence ATGCGCCGCCGCGTATCGACAATCGTTTTCGTCGTCGCGTTTTTGGCGCACATCGGGATTCTTGTTTCCGCCCTCGCGTCGATGGGCCGCGGCCTGTTCCACGATTCGGACGTGAACGCGGCGAACGGCTGCGACTTCTTCGCGATCTACGTCGCGTCGGACAATCTACTGCACGGGCGCGGGGTTTACGACGAGGGACCGGATACCGCGCCGGTGCCGTGCCACTACAGCTTCCGCTACCTGCCCACCGCGGCGGTCGCCGCGACTCCGTTCGCGCTACTGCCGCCGGAGCCGGCGTATTTCGCGTGGATCGCGTTTCTGGCCAGTGCGCTCGCGTTTTGCCTATGGTGCGTCTGGCGCCTTACAAACCGCGACCTCGCGACGTTCGCGCCCGTCGCCGCCGTCTGGCTTTTGTTTACGCCACTTTATTTGGAATACCGCCTAGGGCAATACAACCTCGTCCAGACTGCGTTCGTGATGGGGGCGCTCGCGGCGCTGCGCGCGGAAAAATCGCGCGCGTTCGCCGGCTGGTTCGCGGCGTCGCTCGCGTTCAAGCTCAACACGTGGCTCGCGCTGCCGGCGCTTGTGCGCGGCCGAAAATGGGGCGCGCCCTTGATCGCGCTTGGCGTTATCGCGATCACGAGCGTTCCGCACTTTCTGGCGTATCCGGATTCGCTTGGCGCGTTTCTCGGCAACTTCGGCGTCAGGCTCGAATACGGATTCACGACCGGCAATATGGGCGTGCCGATGTTGCTTGGCGTCGCCCTCCCCGCGCTCCACACGCCTTTGACCGCGCGTGCGGCGTTTTTCGCGGGCGTCGCGATCGGGCTTGCCGCGACGTGGCGCGCCCGGCGTCTCGACGTCGCGGATCTTGTCGCGTTCTGGTTCGCGCTGGCGCTGATTGTCTATCACCACACCTGGGAGCACCACTTCATCATGGCGCTTCCCGCGCTGACGCTGCTTGGCCTTCGCCGGCGCGGCGCGGCGTTCTGGATCGCGGCACTGCTGCTGGCCGCGCCGACGATCTACGGATTCGCGCACGGCGATTGGTCGCGCACGACGACGCTGATCCACCACGCGCAAAAACCGATCGGGGTCGCCATCCTTCTTGTCATGACGGTCGTCGAGGCGCGCACGCACGCACGCGCCGCGCGCTGA